A genome region from Arthrobacter agilis includes the following:
- a CDS encoding sugar ABC transporter ATP-binding protein: MTDARMDAAAPAAAPEHPGAPDGHPSPVEALLVATDLVKSYGPVQAVQGVSFQCNPGEVLALVGENGAGKSTVAKMLAGAVTPTSGSIVVSGRPLASGSVRQSRQSGVRCAFQELALVPDWTVAENLGLPDGAPYRGFSQKKSVVAAAELLETFDLPHIDPRATVGTLSLADRQLVEIARALAGRPKLLILDEASSALTPPGVAWLFQRIRDLTAEGGSVIYVSHRLGEIAEIADRGAVLRDGKVAGEFVRGSWTDDQLISLMAGREAARFFPDPPARTTDATALSVTGLRSEGVHGIDLSLGAGEILGIGGLQGHGQAELLRALFGAAPATADSWVIAGRSVSGTTPVRSVRHGVGYVPEDRKREGLALEMTVGENLLVPWFKAYQLGGRPRVARERGWIDGILAALSVRTRGPNELSGALSGGNQQKLVFGRWMNRARTVVLLHDPTRGIDVRAKQELYEAIVDLAKQGVGIVWFSTEVEELVHVCHRVVVLYQGTVIDELTGTRLTGDAVVGASMGLRAAA, encoded by the coding sequence GCAGGGCGTGAGCTTCCAGTGCAACCCGGGGGAGGTGCTTGCGCTCGTCGGCGAGAACGGAGCAGGCAAGAGCACCGTGGCCAAGATGCTCGCCGGTGCCGTGACTCCGACCTCGGGCAGCATCGTCGTCAGTGGCCGGCCCCTCGCATCCGGCAGCGTCCGGCAGTCGAGGCAGTCCGGAGTCCGGTGCGCCTTCCAGGAACTCGCCCTGGTGCCCGACTGGACCGTCGCCGAGAACCTCGGCCTCCCGGACGGTGCTCCCTACCGCGGGTTCTCGCAGAAGAAGTCGGTGGTCGCGGCCGCCGAACTCCTGGAGACCTTCGACCTCCCCCACATCGATCCGCGGGCGACGGTGGGAACCCTGTCGCTCGCGGACCGGCAGCTGGTGGAGATCGCCCGGGCGCTCGCGGGGCGGCCGAAACTGCTGATCCTCGACGAGGCATCATCCGCCCTCACCCCGCCGGGGGTCGCCTGGCTCTTCCAGCGCATCCGGGACCTCACCGCCGAGGGCGGCAGCGTCATCTACGTCTCGCACCGCCTGGGCGAGATCGCCGAGATCGCCGACCGTGGAGCAGTCCTCCGCGACGGGAAGGTCGCCGGGGAGTTCGTCCGCGGCAGCTGGACGGACGACCAGCTCATCTCGCTGATGGCAGGCCGCGAGGCCGCACGGTTCTTCCCCGACCCGCCGGCCCGTACGACGGATGCGACCGCGCTGTCCGTGACCGGCCTCCGGTCCGAGGGGGTGCACGGCATCGACCTCTCCCTGGGAGCCGGCGAGATCCTCGGGATCGGCGGCCTGCAGGGCCATGGGCAGGCGGAACTGCTGCGGGCGCTGTTCGGGGCTGCCCCGGCGACCGCCGATTCCTGGGTGATCGCCGGCCGCTCCGTGTCGGGCACGACACCTGTGCGATCGGTGCGGCACGGCGTCGGCTACGTTCCGGAGGACCGGAAGCGTGAGGGCCTGGCACTGGAGATGACCGTCGGGGAGAACCTCCTGGTCCCCTGGTTCAAGGCCTACCAGCTCGGCGGACGGCCACGGGTGGCCCGGGAGCGGGGGTGGATCGACGGCATCCTCGCAGCGCTGTCGGTCCGTACCCGCGGCCCGAACGAACTCTCGGGCGCGCTGTCGGGCGGCAATCAGCAGAAGCTCGTGTTCGGCAGATGGATGAACCGGGCCCGCACCGTCGTCCTGCTGCATGATCCGACCCGCGGCATCGACGTGCGGGCGAAGCAGGAACTGTACGAGGCGATCGTGGACCTGGCGAAACAGGGCGTAGGCATCGTGTGGTTCTCGACCGAAGTGGAGGAACTCGTGCACGTATGCCATCGGGTCGTCGTCCTGTACCAGGGCACTGTCATCGATGAACTGACAGGCACGCGACTCACCGGGGATGCCGTCGTCGGCGCCTCCATGGGACTGAGGGCAGCCGCATGA
- a CDS encoding ABC transporter permease, with amino-acid sequence MSVAAPARILRSARIPRSAGITRLRREGAIAPITAFVVFFLVYVIINPELLTRFQLQTAANLVVPLALVALGQLLIVLVGGIDISIGAIMSLCNVVFATQLEIVPVPVAILLAVGVGLACGLFNGLLVAYGGLPAIAVTLASAFIFGSIAREVLDRPGGGITKAIYLATSGELLPYLPVSLVWLSVVAVLLWLLLQRTALGRHIYGVGSNMESVRAAGLNARLTKLLAFGLSGMITSVGAMMLAASTVTGDPRSGDAYLLSSIAAVALAGAAFTGGRGSIIGTVLAACTLGLIGNLLFFAGINSYWQYVISALIIFVVVGLPVVWGRITFALKGRRS; translated from the coding sequence ATGAGCGTCGCCGCACCGGCCCGGATCCTGCGTTCCGCCCGGATACCGCGTTCCGCCGGGATCACCCGGCTGCGCCGCGAGGGAGCTATCGCGCCGATCACCGCGTTCGTCGTGTTCTTCCTCGTCTACGTCATCATCAACCCGGAGCTCCTCACCCGTTTCCAGCTGCAGACCGCCGCGAACCTCGTGGTTCCCCTGGCACTGGTCGCGCTGGGACAGCTCCTCATCGTGCTGGTCGGCGGCATCGACATCTCCATCGGCGCCATCATGAGCCTCTGCAACGTCGTGTTCGCGACGCAGCTCGAGATCGTCCCGGTGCCCGTCGCCATCCTCCTGGCGGTCGGCGTCGGACTCGCCTGCGGACTGTTCAACGGGCTTCTGGTCGCCTACGGCGGGCTGCCGGCCATCGCCGTGACGCTGGCAAGTGCGTTCATCTTCGGATCCATCGCCCGCGAAGTGCTCGACCGGCCCGGCGGAGGGATCACTAAGGCGATCTACCTCGCCACGAGCGGTGAACTGCTGCCCTACCTCCCCGTCTCGCTGGTGTGGCTGTCCGTCGTCGCCGTGCTCCTGTGGCTCCTGCTGCAGCGCACCGCGCTCGGCCGCCACATCTACGGCGTCGGATCGAACATGGAGAGCGTGAGGGCCGCCGGCCTCAACGCGCGACTCACCAAGTTGCTCGCGTTCGGCCTCTCGGGAATGATCACGTCCGTCGGGGCCATGATGCTCGCCGCCTCCACGGTCACAGGGGACCCCAGGAGCGGGGACGCGTACCTCCTGAGCTCGATCGCCGCCGTCGCGCTCGCCGGCGCCGCCTTCACCGGCGGACGGGGCAGCATCATCGGCACCGTCCTCGCCGCCTGCACGCTCGGACTGATCGGCAACCTCCTCTTCTTCGCCGGCATCAACTCCTACTGGCAGTACGTCATCAGCGCCCTCATCATCTTCGTCGTCGTCGGACTGCCGGTGGTCTGGGGCAGAATCACCTTCGCCCTGAAAGGACGCCGGTCATGA
- a CDS encoding ABC transporter permease, protein MTSSTVPASQSPAGAPSGKPLGSASVRQLGSRIPRSTWPLIAFVVLFVIGGLIRPNLITIDSLVGTATFAIILAIASFGQTIAVIQAGIDLSVPNTIAFSALAFLGLVAPFGPVGAFAAALLTGAVIGLLNGVVISKLGLTPIVTTIAMNGLLFGAILLVFNFSELTAIPESLLAITSAKISLLGVETAAVLPLGLVLMGVLQLVLSFTGWGRSLFVVGSAAEVARLGGLPVDRIRIGGYVLSGVLAAFAGVVIVGYYQQASATMGASYLLSSVAAVVVGGASIFGGRGSVVGTVGGALVLAQVSTLVAVLNLGANIQQLIYGVIILLVISLYGRRNSA, encoded by the coding sequence ATGACCAGCAGCACCGTACCCGCCAGCCAGTCCCCGGCCGGTGCACCGAGCGGGAAGCCATTGGGTTCCGCATCCGTCCGGCAGTTGGGATCGCGCATCCCCCGCAGCACCTGGCCCCTGATCGCCTTCGTGGTGCTGTTCGTGATCGGCGGTCTCATCCGACCGAACCTCATCACGATCGATTCCCTTGTCGGGACCGCGACGTTCGCGATCATCCTCGCGATCGCCTCCTTCGGTCAGACGATCGCCGTCATCCAGGCGGGAATCGATCTCTCGGTCCCGAACACGATCGCCTTCTCCGCCCTCGCGTTCCTCGGGCTCGTCGCTCCGTTCGGTCCCGTCGGCGCCTTCGCGGCGGCACTCCTGACGGGGGCCGTGATCGGTCTCCTCAACGGGGTGGTCATCTCGAAACTCGGGCTCACCCCGATCGTGACGACCATCGCCATGAACGGCCTGCTGTTCGGCGCCATTCTCCTCGTGTTCAACTTCTCCGAACTCACCGCGATCCCGGAATCACTCCTCGCCATCACGTCGGCGAAGATCTCCCTGCTCGGCGTGGAGACGGCCGCAGTGCTTCCGCTGGGACTGGTGCTCATGGGGGTCCTGCAGTTGGTGCTGAGCTTCACCGGGTGGGGACGTTCGCTCTTCGTCGTCGGCTCAGCGGCCGAGGTCGCGCGGCTCGGGGGTCTTCCCGTGGACCGCATCCGGATCGGCGGCTATGTGCTGAGCGGCGTCCTGGCGGCATTCGCCGGCGTGGTCATCGTGGGCTACTACCAGCAGGCCTCGGCCACGATGGGGGCGAGCTATCTGCTCTCCTCCGTCGCGGCCGTCGTCGTCGGCGGGGCCTCGATCTTCGGCGGCCGAGGGTCGGTCGTCGGAACCGTGGGAGGCGCGCTGGTGCTCGCGCAGGTCTCCACCCTCGTGGCCGTGCTGAACCTCGGAGCCAACATCCAGCAGCTCATCTACGGGGTCATCATCCTGCTCGTCATCTCCCTGTACGGCCGGCGGAATTCTGCCTGA
- a CDS encoding MFS transporter, giving the protein MMTPADRTTDSAAFTAPQIETAEGRKTIRRAIAASAVGNATEWFDYGVYAVVVVYITANFFPGGDTGSGTVWALATFAVSFLVRPLGGLVWGPLGDRLGRRRVLALTIMLMAGATFCIGLLPTFDRVGYWAPALLVFLRMVQGFSTGGEYGGAATFMAEYSPDRKRGFCGSFLEFGTIFGFALGTAITLFLQIILGEQAMTDWGWRLPFLIAGPMGLVGLYLRSKLEDTPVFRELEDSAGVEASTGSALKDLVSRYWRPMLAMTGLVIALNVANYTLLGYMPTYLESQIGLTANSSLTLILVGQLVMMCLIPFAGSLSDRVGRKPMWWTSLVGLFVAAIPMYLLIGTGFVGALIGFAVLGILYVLQLATISATFPAMFPTHVRFAGFAVTYNIATALFGGTAPLVNEALIGATGNLLVPAFYMMAACLVGMAALPFARETVGCSLRGTDLPGDPTAAERRQQVAPAGA; this is encoded by the coding sequence ATGATGACACCGGCAGACCGGACGACGGACAGCGCCGCCTTCACCGCTCCGCAGATCGAGACCGCCGAGGGGCGGAAGACCATCCGCCGGGCCATCGCGGCGTCCGCCGTGGGGAACGCGACGGAGTGGTTCGACTACGGCGTCTACGCCGTCGTCGTCGTCTACATCACCGCCAATTTCTTCCCGGGCGGGGACACCGGCTCCGGCACGGTCTGGGCCCTGGCCACCTTCGCGGTGTCCTTCCTGGTCCGACCGCTGGGCGGCCTCGTCTGGGGTCCGCTGGGTGATCGCCTGGGCCGGCGCAGGGTCCTCGCGCTGACCATCATGCTGATGGCCGGGGCCACGTTCTGCATCGGCCTGCTGCCCACCTTCGACCGGGTCGGCTACTGGGCTCCGGCGCTGCTGGTGTTCCTGCGCATGGTGCAGGGCTTCTCCACGGGTGGCGAATACGGGGGCGCCGCCACCTTCATGGCCGAGTACTCGCCGGACCGCAAGCGCGGTTTCTGCGGCAGCTTCCTCGAATTCGGCACTATCTTCGGCTTCGCCCTCGGCACCGCCATCACCCTGTTCCTCCAGATCATCCTGGGCGAGCAGGCCATGACCGACTGGGGATGGCGCCTGCCGTTCCTGATCGCCGGGCCCATGGGCCTCGTCGGGCTGTACCTCCGGTCGAAGCTCGAGGACACCCCGGTCTTCCGCGAACTCGAGGACAGCGCCGGGGTCGAGGCGAGCACGGGGTCCGCGCTGAAGGACCTCGTCTCCCGTTACTGGCGTCCGATGCTCGCCATGACCGGGCTCGTCATCGCCCTGAATGTCGCCAACTACACGCTGCTCGGCTACATGCCCACCTATCTGGAGAGCCAGATCGGGCTGACCGCCAACAGTTCGCTGACCCTGATCCTGGTGGGGCAGCTCGTCATGATGTGCCTCATCCCGTTCGCCGGCAGCCTGTCGGACCGCGTGGGCCGCAAACCGATGTGGTGGACCTCCCTGGTGGGCCTGTTCGTCGCCGCGATCCCCATGTACCTGCTGATCGGCACCGGTTTCGTCGGAGCCCTGATCGGCTTCGCCGTCCTCGGGATCCTGTACGTCCTGCAGTTGGCCACGATCTCGGCGACCTTCCCGGCGATGTTCCCCACCCACGTCCGCTTCGCCGGCTTCGCCGTCACCTACAACATCGCCACGGCGCTCTTCGGCGGCACGGCGCCCCTGGTCAACGAGGCGCTCATCGGTGCGACAGGCAATCTCCTCGTGCCGGCCTTCTACATGATGGCCGCGTGCCTGGTGGGGATGGCGGCACTCCCGTTCGCGAGGGAGACGGTGGGGTGCTCGCTCCGCGGTACGGACCTGCCGGGGGATCCGACGGCCGCGGAACGCCGCCAGCAGGTGGCGCCCGCCGGCGCATGA